The Yamadazyma tenuis chromosome 2, complete sequence sequence ACCATCCTTTACGGctgtcaacaacaatggtAAAGCATCTTGCACTCCCACCCCAGGAGTGGCTTCGAGTCCTAAAGCTTTAGCAACCATAGATGGAAGCACTCCGATGGAGAAACAGTCGATACCTGCCAAGTTTTCCCACAAGGCTCTTTGATCGGCAGCTGTTGGTAAAAACGACAACTCTGGATAGTCTTCTTGTGACAAAAACAATGAAAACACAGAAACATCACAGGTGACACTCAACTGTTTGTCCTTGGCCATGGTGATTAAGTCCAAGTCTTCCTTGGAAGACACACCGGTGATGTGAATGGATCTGCTGTGTAAGGatgccaacaacaacaccgAGGCCAAGTCGGTGGTTCTTGCGTCTGTTATTATAGGCTTGTTTTCTGGCCACAAGGCAAAGTGGGCAGAAATGGCCGAAACCTTGGAGTTGGCATACGCGTTGAAAGGTAAGAACAACGCCCCAGCATTTCTAGCAGCGTCAGAAGCTTCTTGTGAGTTTTGCTCTGAACCTGCCAAATAGATGGCAAAGTCAGTGTATGCATCGTGAGAAGCAACGTCAATGGCCTCTTCCAAAGAGTCAACATCCACAATACTAGTTCCTTCCAAGGTTTGAGGCAAGAAAGCATTGAATGTGAAACcagaagccaaagaagccttggtgatggaagCAAAATCGTCAAACGAAGGAACGAATGATGAAATATTAACCAAACCGGGCAATTCAGCAACCGTATGCGAGGTTTGAGCGTCAAGGTTCGACACTTCCAAAGGAATGTTTCTGGCGATTgcttccaccaaaagtttAGCACACTTGACGTTGGTGACCAAAGGAACAGAATAGTCCACCGCCATACGACGGGATTCGTAACCCTTGGACATGTAAGAAGCAGGTCTTCTGAATCGGTTGGCAGATGGCAAGTTCACGTACAAATcgatcaagttgttggccaagtgCTGAGTCAAAGAATATTCGGACTTCTGGTCTTCATCTTTACCCAACACTTCCAAGTAATGAACGGGGATTTCGTGGTCCCTGAGGAAATCGGCAGTACCTGCAGTAGCAAAGATCTTGTATCCCAATTCATGAAGCTTTTTGATAGAAGGCAATAATTCTTGTTTTTCCTTATAAGAACCAATCGAAAATAAAatattcttctttggcaataCGAAGCCTGTAGAAATCAACGATTTCAAGTAAGCTTCATACTTGTTTCTACCGAAAGTAGCAACTTCACCTGTAGAAGCCATTTCCACTCCCAAAACGGGGTCAGCACCTGCTAATCTGGAGAAGGAAAATTGTGGAACTTTCACGGCACAGTAGTCTTCAGGCAACTTTTCACCGGGGTATGGGGTGAGTGGGAAGTCCATGATGGCCTTGGTGGCcatttcaatcaagtccGTACCAACAACCTTGGAGATAAAGGGAAAGGATCTTGAAGCTCTAACATTACATTCAATGACCTTGATATCGTTATCTTTAGCAATGAATTGGATATTATAAGGACCAGTAATGTCCAAAGCCTTACCGATTTTGGCAGTAGCCTCGACAATTCTTCTGACGGTCTCTGGATCCAAGTCCTGAGGAGGAACAATCAAAGTAGCATCACCAGAATGAACACCGGCGTTTTCAACATGTTCAGAAACAACATGCATAATCATCTTACCGTTTCTGGCAACTGCGTCCATTTCGATTTCCTTAGCGTTTTCAATGTACTTGGTGATCACCACCGGGTAGTCGGGTGAAACATCAACGGCTTGGGACAAGTAAGATGCCAAGTCGGCCTTGGAGTAGACCGTGTTCATGGCAGCACCAGACAACACATAAGAAGGTCTAACCAAAACTGGGTAAGAAACCGCATCAGCAAATGATTCAGCTTCGTCAATAGAAGTCAACTCCTTCCAAGCAGGTTGATCAACTCCGATCTTGTCCAACATTCTGGAGAACTTGTATCTGTTTTCAGCAGAATCGATCATTTCGGGAGAAGTACCCAAGATCTTGACATTCTGTCTGTACAATGGCAAGGCAATGTTGTTGGAAGTCTGACCACCCATAGAAATGATCACACCCGAACTTTGTTCGAGCTCATAGATATCCAAGACTCTTTCCAAGTTAATGGTTTCAAAGTACAATCTGTCGGCTTCATCGTAATCGGTAGACACAGTTTCAGGGTTGTAGTTAATCATGATGGTCTTGGTATCGTTTTCTCTCAAGGTTCTGATGGCTCTAACAGCACACCAATCGAACTCAACAGAAGAACCGATTCTGTAAACACCGGATCCCAACACAATTACACCGTGCTCGTCAAACTTCACATCTGAAGTGTCAGCGTTGTAGGTTATGTACAAGTAGTTTGTGAAAGCAGGGAATTCAGCAGCAACAGTATCAATTTGCTTGACAAACGGAATGATGTTGTATTCCTTTCTCAATCTTCTGATGGCCACTTCGTTGGAGTTCAAAAATTTGGCAATCTGTCTATCTTCGAATCCCAACTGTTTGGCTTCTCTCAACACATTGACAGGCAagttttctttggaaaCGAAGGAAGAAATATGGTTTCCGAAAGAAATCAAGCCGTgcaatttgttcaaaaaccaTTTGTCAATGTTGGTCAACTTCCACACCTTATCAACAGAGTATCCGTCAGAGAAAGCGTTGGCAATGGCAAATAATCTTTGGTCAGATGGGGTTTGCAATTCGGCATCAATGTCAATTGACATTAAAGCAGCGGTTTGATTGAATCCCAAATTGTGGTAATCGGTGGATCTGATGGCCTTTTgaatggcttcttcaaaggtTCTACCAATAGACATAACCTCACCAACCGATTTCATGGACGAAGACAACAATGAAGAAACTCTGGtgaatttcttcaaatcccATCTGGGGATCTTGACCACCACGTAATCCAAGGAAGGTTCGAAACAAGCACAGGTGGACTTGGTGACGGAATTCTTGATCTGGTTCAAAGGTATGTTCAAACCCAACTTGGCGGCAGTATAAGCCAATGGGTAACCAGTGGCCTTGGAAGCTAAAGCTGAAGATCTAGATAATCTGGCATTGACTTCAATAATACAATATTCCTTGGAGAATGGGTTCAAAGCATACTGGATGTTACACTCACCAACCACTCCCAAGTGTCTAATAACATTGACGGCGGTGGTTCTCAACATGTTGTAATCCTCGTCAGAAAGTGTTTGGGATGGGGCCACCACAATGGAATCACCGGTGTGAATACCCAAAGGATCAAAGTTTTCCATGTTACAAACGGTGATACAGTTATCAAAGGCATCTCTGACCACTTCGTATTCCACTTCTTTCCAACCTTTCATGGAtctttccaccaacacTTGAGGAGAGGTAGCAAAAGCCTTTTCACATAAGGccaccaattcttcttcgttatcAGCAAAACCCGAACCTAAACCTCCCAATGCGTAAGCAGCTCTGATAATCAATGGATAACCAATTTCATTGGCAGCGTTCACACAGTCGGCCACATTAGAACAAGCTTCGGACTTGGCACACTTCTCGTTGATTTCACTCATAGCTTGAGCAAACAATTCTCTGTCTTCGGTGGTGATGACAGTGTCAATAGGAGTACCCAACACCCTGACACCCAAACCTTCGAATTCGTCCTTCAACTTAATACCCACGTTCAAAGCAGTTTGTCCACCGAAAGTACAATAGATACCATCtggtttttcaaactcaatgaCTTTTCTCACAAAGTCTGGAGTGACTGGCAAAAAGTAGACCTTATCAGCCAAACCCTTCGACGTTTGAATGGTGGCGATGTTAGGGTTGATCAAAACCGTGTAGataccttcttctttcaacgCCTTGATGGCTTGAGAACCAGAGTAATCAAACTCACCGGCTTGACCAATAGACAAACCTCCCGAACCCAAAACCAACACCTTCTTGACGTCTTGCTTTGGGTGGGCAGCCAAGTTTTCTGCAAATTTTCCACCTGGAAATTCAACCGCTTTCAAAACTCCCGATTGGTTGTGTTCGATAACAGTTTGGATAAAAACgtcaaacaaaaactcGGTATCTCTTGGACCTGGAGTGGATTCTGGGTGGAATTGTACTGAGAAAAATGGCATAGATTCGTGGTAAATACCTTCGTTGGAACCATCGTTAGCGTTGACAAACAATTCCTTCCACCCATTGGacaaggtggtggtgtcAACTGCGAAACCGTGGTTTTGCGAGGTGATGTAACATCTTCCACTGATGGTAGAAGTACATGGGATGTTGTGGCCTCTGTTACcgaacttcaacttcaatgttGAAGCACCGGAGGCTCTGGCCATCAACTGGTGACCCAAACAAATACCGAAAACGGGGGTTTTAGCGGATTCTAAAACGGTTTGAATTTGTTTAACGGTCTTATCCATGACCTGAGGATCGCCAGGACCGTTGGAGATAAACAACCCGTCATAATCCTCGGTCGTGATGTCATGGTCCCATGGCACCACCTTCAATTCAACTCCTCTTCTAACAAAACATCTGATTtggttgaacttcaaaccCACGTCAATCGCCAAAATTCTAATGGGTTTACCATTTTTACCCAATTTGACATCCTTTAAAGGAGTGTAAAGCTTGGGTTCCTTGGTGGAGACCTTGGcaaccaagttcttgacgtTGGGGTCGTCCCACGATGGAACATCAAAGTATTGAGTCCAATCTTCACGTCCAATAATAGCCTGACTCTTCAAGTCGGCTTTTTGCACACACAATCTTCCCAAAGTCGACCCACCTTCTCTCAAACGCTTAGTCAAGGCTCTGGTGTCAACTCCATAGATAGCAGGGATGTTCTGTTCCTTCAACCATTGGCCCAAAGAtgatttggccaaaaaaTGGCTGTACTCTTCCGTGTAGTGAGCAACCACCAACCCAGCAATGTGGATTCTAGAAGATTCAAAGTACTTGGGCAAGTCTGGAACATCTTCGTCCTTCAATTCACGGTCTGGCACACCGTAGTTACCAACCAAAGGATAGGtgatcaccaagatctGGCCTTCATAGGATGGATCAGTGATCGATTCGGGATAACCAACCATACCGGTTTGGAAAACCACCTCACCAGCAGCCGAAACAGGGGCCCCGAAAGAGTACCCTTGTAAGGCAACGCCGTCGTGTGTCTCCAAGGTTATCATCTTGTCGCCAGTAGACTCCATAGGAGGAGAAATAGGAGAAGATAATTTAGCCATCTTGTCGTAGTGATTTATTATCTAAAGCAGTTGGGGGTAGCAGCGATTGCAGTATAAATCCAAAGAACTAATTGGGGGATATCAAGTCGAGCAGCAGGGGGTAGGAAGCCGAACTTATTCTTTAAGTTTATACCAAGCAACGATATAGATAATAATTTACTAGGGACGAGTTAGTAATTTTTGACTTTTAACAAAATGAGAAGTAAAGGGCATCGCGTAGAAATTTTTCAGTAGCGGCATCACAGATCCAGTGACAAGTAACAAGTGATAGATACAACGGCTGAGACGCGATGGAGATGGGACATGACAACAGATGatgacatcaagaacatcacACGAAGACTGATGAACTAGTGGTCTTCAAAGTACTGCTTGTTCAAAACAAGCAGTCTTGAACAGACCCCTAACCTCTATTCCAAGAGGGTTAACCCCACCTCCTACAGACCGAACTACGATCTCTTTCCTCTAATAAAGCAGCTGACATACCTTCTAACAAAATTAGACGATAAACTAAGGCCTGGTTTATTAAAAGAAAGAGAGAaggaagaaagaaagaaggaagaaatagaataaaaacaaaaaatTCCGACGGAGGGATGCTCATCCTTTTATACTgtgagaaaaaaaattcatCATAACGTCACCGAGAGTACGTGTGAAATCCTGTACTTTAGACAAAATATTGGTGACAACTATGGCACTCTAGCGATGAGATGTGCCCCGACTAGGGTTGGAAGGGCGCGAGTCCTGGGTGTTTGACGGGCTTTTCAAGACGCCTGGATGAAAACTAGTTTGTTAG is a genomic window containing:
- the URA2 gene encoding Carbamoyl-phosphate synthase (EggNog:ENOG503NW85; COG:F; MEROPS:MER0046161), which gives rise to MAKLSSPISPPMESTGDKMITLETHDGVALQGYSFGAPVSAAGEVVFQTGMVGYPESITDPSYEGQILVITYPLVGNYGVPDRELKDEDVPDLPKYFESSRIHIAGLVVAHYTEEYSHFLAKSSLGQWLKEQNIPAIYGVDTRALTKRLREGGSTLGRLCVQKADLKSQAIIGREDWTQYFDVPSWDDPNVKNLVAKVSTKEPKLYTPLKDVKLGKNGKPIRILAIDVGLKFNQIRCFVRRGVELKVVPWDHDITTEDYDGLFISNGPGDPQVMDKTVKQIQTVLESAKTPVFGICLGHQLMARASGASTLKLKFGNRGHNIPCTSTISGRCYITSQNHGFAVDTTTLSNGWKELFVNANDGSNEGIYHESMPFFSVQFHPESTPGPRDTEFLFDVFIQTVIEHNQSGVLKAVEFPGGKFAENLAAHPKQDVKKVLVLGSGGLSIGQAGEFDYSGSQAIKALKEEGIYTVLINPNIATIQTSKGLADKVYFLPVTPDFVRKVIEFEKPDGIYCTFGGQTALNVGIKLKDEFEGLGVRVLGTPIDTVITTEDRELFAQAMSEINEKCAKSEACSNVADCVNAANEIGYPLIIRAAYALGGLGSGFADNEEELVALCEKAFATSPQVLVERSMKGWKEVEYEVVRDAFDNCITVCNMENFDPLGIHTGDSIVVAPSQTLSDEDYNMLRTTAVNVIRHLGVVGECNIQYALNPFSKEYCIIEVNARLSRSSALASKATGYPLAYTAAKLGLNIPLNQIKNSVTKSTCACFEPSLDYVVVKIPRWDLKKFTRVSSLLSSSMKSVGEVMSIGRTFEEAIQKAIRSTDYHNLGFNQTAALMSIDIDAELQTPSDQRLFAIANAFSDGYSVDKVWKLTNIDKWFLNKLHGLISFGNHISSFVSKENLPVNVLREAKQLGFEDRQIAKFLNSNEVAIRRLRKEYNIIPFVKQIDTVAAEFPAFTNYLYITYNADTSDVKFDEHGVIVLGSGVYRIGSSVEFDWCAVRAIRTLRENDTKTIMINYNPETVSTDYDEADRLYFETINLERVLDIYELEQSSGVIISMGGQTSNNIALPLYRQNVKILGTSPEMIDSAENRYKFSRMLDKIGVDQPAWKELTSIDEAESFADAVSYPVLVRPSYVLSGAAMNTVYSKADLASYLSQAVDVSPDYPVVITKYIENAKEIEMDAVARNGKMIMHVVSEHVENAGVHSGDATLIVPPQDLDPETVRRIVEATAKIGKALDITGPYNIQFIAKDNDIKVIECNVRASRSFPFISKVVGTDLIEMATKAIMDFPLTPYPGEKLPEDYCAVKVPQFSFSRLAGADPVLGVEMASTGEVATFGRNKYEAYLKSLISTGFVLPKKNILFSIGSYKEKQELLPSIKKLHELGYKIFATAGTADFLRDHEIPVHYLEVLGKDEDQKSEYSLTQHLANNLIDLYVNLPSANRFRRPASYMSKGYESRRMAVDYSVPLVTNVKCAKLLVEAIARNIPLEVSNLDAQTSHTVAELPGLVNISSFVPSFDDFASITKASLASGFTFNAFLPQTLEGTSIVDVDSLEEAIDVASHDAYTDFAIYLAGSEQNSQEASDAARNAGALFLPFNAYANSKVSAISAHFALWPENKPIITDARTTDLASVLLLASLHSRSIHITGVSSKEDLDLITMAKDKQLSVTCDVSVFSLFLSQEDYPELSFLPTAADQRALWENLAGIDCFSIGVLPSMVAKALGLEATPGVGVQDALPLLLTAVKDGRLSVQSIIDHFHDAPVRIFNLPKQDAKIEVTLDRRTTVSSIFKNKKAFGSINRVSVHDETVCLDGKLVVSEATGKNEVDTSRARFGSVVTAPQSPILSRKNRKSFSFDNRRPSLGKDTPEPAEFEKLGKELVSQPPVGAGETNALINYIRNNNSFLRNSVLSVKDLTRSDMHALFSVAQEMRLAVERQGVLDLLKGRVLATMFYEPSTRTASSFDAAMQRLGGRVVAVAADASSVKKGETLQDTIRTLACYADAVVLRHPKEESADIAAKYSPVPIINGGNGSKEHPTQALLDLFTIREELGTVNGITVTFMGDLKYGRPVHSLCHLLRHYHVRVQLVAPKELEMPASLRQMLVDNNMLVIESEVLTPEIIAKSDVLYCTRVQAERFQDVNQYNRLKDVYIVDNKILSHAKQHMCVMHPLPRTNEIREEVDFDQRAAYFRQMRYGLFVRMALLAMVIGVDF